Proteins from a single region of Urocitellus parryii isolate mUroPar1 chromosome 4, mUroPar1.hap1, whole genome shotgun sequence:
- the LOC113191344 gene encoding olfactory receptor 52R1-like has translation MLASGNGSSHPMSFILLGIPGLESSHFWIAFPFCIMYVVAVAGNIIILHVIRTDHTLHQPMYLFLAMLALTDLVLSSSTQPKMLAILWFHAHEIEYHACLIQVFFIHAFSSVESGVLMAMALDRYVAICFPLRHSSILTTSVVIKLGSVVMVRGLLWVSPFCFMISRMPFCPNKVIPQSYCEHMALLKLVCADTRVNRGYGLFVAFSVAAFDIIVIGISYMKILRAVLQLPSGEARLKAFGTCGSHICVILTLYVPALFTFLTHRFGHQVPHLVHIIFANVYLLVPPMLNPIIYGVRTKQIRDRVVRGCCGKEP, from the coding sequence ATGTTGGCTTCAGGGAACGGCTCTTCTCATCCCATGTCCTTCATCCTGCTTGGAATCCCAGGACTGGAGAGTTCCCACTTTTGGATTGCCTTCCCATTCTGTATCATGTATGTCGTGGCTGTAGCTGGCAATATCATCATCCTGCATGTAATCAGGACCGACCACACCCTGCACCAGCCCATGTACCTCTTCCTGGCCATGCTGGCTCTCACTGACCTggtcctctcctcctccacacaACCTAAAATGCTGGCCATACTCTGGTTCCATGCCCATGAGATTGAATACCATGCCTGCCTCATCCAGGTGTTCTTCATCCATGCCTTTTCTTCTGTGGAGTCTGGGGTGCTCATGGCTATGGCCTtggaccgctatgtggccatctgcttcCCACTGAGGCACTCTAGTATCCTCACCACATCTGTGGTGATCAAACTGGGGTCAGTTGTGATGGTGAGAGGGCTGCTGTGGGTGAGCCCCTTCTGCTTCATGATCTCCAGGATGCCCTTCTGCCCCAACAAGGTCATTCCGCAGTCCTACTGTGAGCACATGGCTTTGCTGAAGTTGGTGTGTGCTGATACCAGAGTCAATCGTGGATATGGGCTCTTTGTGGCCTTCTCTGTGGCTGCCTTTGATATCATTGTCATTGGCATATCCTATATGAAGATTTTGAGGGCTGTTCTTCAGTTGCCTTCAGGTGAAGCTCGTCTCAAGGCTTTTGGTACCTGTGGTTCTCATATCTGTGTTATCCTGACTTTATATgttccagccctttttaccttCCTCACCCACCGCTTTGGCCATCAAGTGCCCCATCTAGTACACATCATATTTGCTAATGTCTATCTTCTGGTACCTCCCATGCTCAACCCCATCATCTATGGAGTGAGAACCAAACAGATCAGGGACAGGGTTGTCAGAGGATGTTGTGGAAAAGAGCCTTGA